The following proteins come from a genomic window of Sorghum bicolor cultivar BTx623 chromosome 3, Sorghum_bicolor_NCBIv3, whole genome shotgun sequence:
- the LOC8060970 gene encoding uncharacterized protein LOC8060970 gives MMGENQGIEQVLGKLVELLTAKKDEVSSSSREIVVHAEPVQKIELMPNDVKLEGIKNYLAWSRRALRLLKAKKLEGFVIGESSEPSDKSSPEWSTWDATNSLVAAWMLSSMTPVIANTVDTIVSAKEIWKALEKMYSGAGNVMLMVEIEDRLHDLKQGERSVMEYVAELKSLWADADHYKPIELPHSECVTWVKKWIEEKRVIHFLRGLNPEFEARRSAIFHQPTLPSLDEAIAAISQEEYRLKVMRETATSPSPASLPRPIFAATEMKENRKCFNCGDTGHLSRDCPKPLRPNNGRGRGTRGALRGGRGYGGRGGYRANVVGIEEELSRAAASSVKAEEPKQWKEKVPTSSMKDEEPRQWKDKVESSRDKDQVNYVGDFVNFAYIDEGKEDREESWDCNQA, from the exons ATGATGGGGGAAAATCAAGGAATTGAGCAAGTGCTTGGAAAATTGGTAGAACTACTTACTGCAAAGAAGGATGAGGTCTCATCTTCAAGCAGAGAAATTGTTGTTCATGCTGAACCTGTCCAAAAGATAGAGTTGATGCCAAATGATGTCAAATTAGAGGGCATAAAAAATTACTTGGCTTGGTCTAGAAGGGCACTTCGGTTGTTGAAAGCAAAAAAACTTGAAGGCTTCGTCATTGGGGAATCATCTGAGCCATCAGATAAGTCAAGTCCTGAATGGAGCACATGGGATGCTACCAACTCTCTGGTAGCAGCGTGGATGTTGAGTTCTATGACTCCGGTCATTGCAAACACAGTAGATACAATTGTGAGTGCAAAAGAGATATGGAAAGCTTTGGAAAAGATGTATTCAGGTGCTGGAAATGTGATGCTGATGGTTGAAATAGAAGACAGACTCCATGATCTCAAACAGGGGGAGCGGTCGGTGATGGAATATGTTGCTGAGTTGAAGAGTTTGTGGGCTGATGCAGATCATTATAAACCTATCGAGTTGCCACACTCAGAGTGTGTGACATGGGTGAAGAAGTGGATAGAAGAAAAGAGAGTCATTCATTTCTTAAGGGGGCTGAACCCAGAGTTTGAGGCAAGGCGTTCTGCTATTTTTCATCAACCGACTCTTCCTAGCCTAGATGAGGCCATAGCTGCTATTTCACAAGAGGAGTATAGACTAAAGGTGATGAGGGAGACTGCTACATCACCATCTCCTGCATCCTTACCTCGTCCAATTTTTGCAGCAACAGAAATGAAAGAAAATAGAAAGTGTTTCAATTGTGGTGACACTGGACACTTGAGTCGTGATTGTCCTAAGCCACTCAGGCCCAACAATGGTAGAGGAAGAGGTACCAGAGGTGCTCTTAGGGGTGGTAGAGGCTATGGAGGAAGAGGTGGCTATAGGGCCAACGTAGTGGGTATAGAAGAGGAGCTTTCTAGAGCAGCAGCTTCATCGGTGAAAGCTGAAGAACCCAAACAATGGAAAGAAAAAGTTCCAACTTCATCAATGAAAGACGAAGAACCCAGACAATGGAAAGATAAAGTTGAGAGCTCAAGAGATAAAGATCAAGTTAATTATGTTGGTGACTTCGTCAACTTTGCCTACATAGATGAAG GAAAGGAGGACAGGGAGGAATCTTGGGACTGCAACCAGGCATAG
- the LOC8058959 gene encoding putative UDP-rhamnose:rhamnosyltransferase 1 produces MGDANGGSMHVVLLPWLAFGHILPFTELAKRIARQGHRVTLFSTPRNTRRLIRIPPELAGQIRVVDIALPRVERLPEDAEASIDLPSDDLRPYLRVAYDAAFADNLSAILQEPGPERPDWVVIDYAAYWAPAAAARHGVPCAFLSLFGAATLSFYGPPEGLMGRGKYARTKPEDLTVVPDYVPFPTTVAHRVFEARELFNGLVPDDSGVSEGHRFAVSIGESQVVGIRSRPEFESEWLQVLDKLYQKPVIPVGLFPPPPTQDIAGHEATLRWLDRQARGSVVYAAFGSEAKLTSAQLQTIALGLEASGLPFIWAFRPPADGDAEPGQGTGGLPEGFEERVNGRGLVCRGWVPQPRLLAHESVGGFLTHAGWNSISEGLSRGVRMVLLPLMFDQGLNARLLVEKKIGIEVERDEDDGTFAPKDIADALRTAMAENQGGTRVKELAEVFGNDEANDQCLRDFLRYLSEYSRQHQG; encoded by the coding sequence ATGGGGGACGCCAACGGCGGCAGTATGCACGTCGTGCTGCTGCCATGGCTGGCGTTCGGCCACATCCTCCCCTTCACGGAGCTCGCCAAGCGCATAGCTCGGCAGGGCCACCGGGTCACGCTCTTCTCCACGCCAAGAAACACCCGGCGGTTAATCCGCATCCCTCCAGAACTCGCGGGGCAAATCCGCGTCGTGGACATCGCACTGCCGCGCGTGGAGCGCCTGCCGGAGGACGCCGAGGCGAGCATCGACCTCCCGTCCGACGACCTCCGCCCGTACCTCCGCGTAGCCTACGACGCCGCCTTTGCCGACAACCTCTCGGCCATCCTGCAGGAGCCGGGGCCGGAGCGGCCCGACTGGGTGGTCATCGACTACGCCGCGTACTGGGCGCCCGCGGCCGCGGCGAGGCACGGCGTGCCGTGCGCGTTCCTGAGCCTGTTCGGCGCCGCGACGCTCAGTTTCTATGGCCCCCCCGAGGGGCTCATGGGACGCGGCAAGTACGCCAGGACGAAGCCGGAGGACCTCACCGTGGTGCCTGACTACGTGCCGTTCCCGACCACCGTCGCGCACCGCGTCTTCGAGGCGCGCGAGTTGTTCAACGGCTTGGTTCCGGACGACTCCGGCGTGTCGGAAGGCCACCGGTTCGCCGTGTCCATCGGAGAGAGCCAGGTCGTAGGCATCCGGAGCAGACCGGAGTTTGAGTCGGAGTGGTTGCAGGTGCTTGACAAGCTCTACCAGAAGCCGGTGATCCCGGTCGGCCTGTTCCCTCCGCCGCCGACACAAGACATCGCCGGCCACGAGGCGACTTTGCGGTGGCTGGACAGACAGGCTCGGGGATCCGTCGTGTACGCGGCCTTCGGCAGCGAGGCGAAGCTGACAAGCGCGCAGCTCCAAACAATCGCGCTGGGTTTGGAGGCGTCCGGCCTGCCATTCATCTGGGCGTTCAGGCCGCCAGCCGACGGCGACGCCGAACCCGGACAAGGCACAGGCGGGTTGCCGGAAGGCTTCGAGGAGCGTGTCAATGGCCGGGGATTGGTCTGCCGCGGCTGGGTGCCTCAACCCAGGCTGCTGGCCCATGAATCGGTTGGTGGGTTTCTGACCCACGCCGGCTGGAACTCCATCTCCGAGGGCCTCTCGCGGGGCGTCAGGATGGTGCTGCTGCCGCTGATGTTCGATCAGGGCCTCAACGCCAGGCTTCTTGTGGAGAAGAAGATCGGCATCGAGGTGGAGAGGGACGAAGACGACGGCACGTTCGCTCCCAAAGACATCGCGGATGCTCTGAGGACGGCCATGGCGGAGAACCAAGGCGGGACTAGGGTCAAGGAACTGGCCGAGGTGTTTGGAAATGATGAGGCGAATGATCAGTGCCTGCGAGATTTCCTCCGGTATCTGTCGGAATACAGCAGGCAACATCAAGGGTAG
- the LOC8059557 gene encoding putative UDP-rhamnose:rhamnosyltransferase 1, producing MDASSGSMHVVMLPWLAFGHILPFTELAKRIARQGHQVTILSTPRNTRRLIHIPPDLAGLVRVVDVQLPRVERLPEDAEASIDLPSDDLRPYLRRAYDAAFADKLSDILQEPGPRKPDWVIIDYAAHWAPAAAARHGVPCAFLSLFGAAAVTFYGPAEALMGRGKHARTKPEQLTMVPDYVPFPTTVAYRGFEAREFFTPVLVPDESGVSEGYRFAKCIEGSQLVGIRSSAEFEPEWLQVLGGLYRKPVIPVGLFPPPPTQDIGGHKAALQWLDRQARGSVVYSAFGSEAKLTSAQLQTIALGLEASGLPFLWAFRQPVDANEGESGLPEGFEERVDGRGLVCRGWVPQARFLAHESVGGFLTHAGWNSIIEGLARGVRLVLLPLMFDQGLNARHLTEKKISVEVPRDEEDGSFAPKDIAAALRRVVVEEECEVFGDKAKELAKLFGNDEMNDQCVRDFLKCLSEYNRQ from the coding sequence ATGGACGCCAGCAGCGGGAGCATGCACGTTGTGATGCTGCCATGGCTGGCTTTCGGCCACATCCTCCCGTTCACCGAGCTCGCCAAACGCATAGCTCGGCAGGGCCACCAGGTCACCATCCTTTCCACGCCAAGAAACACTCGACGGCTTATCCACATCCCACCGGACCTGGCTGGCCTTGTCCGCGTCGTGGACGTACAGCTGCCGCGCGTGGAGCGCCTGCCGGAGGACGCCGAGGCTAGCATCGACCTACCCTCCGACGACCTCCGACCGTACCTGCGCCGGGCCTACGACGCGGCCTTCGCCGACAAGCTTTCGGACATCCTGCAGGAGCCGGGGCCGCGGAAGCCGGACTGGGTGATCATCGACTACGCcgcgcactgggcgcccgcggCCGCGGCGAGGCATGGCGTGCCATGCGCGTTCCTGAGCCTGTTCGGCGCCGCGGCGGTCACTTTCTACGGCCCCGCGGAGGCGCTCATGGGACGCGGGAAGCACGCAAGGACGAAGCCAGAGCAGCTAACCATGGTCCCCGACTACGTGCCGTTCCCGACCACCGTCGCGTACCGCGGCTTCGAGGCGCGCGAGTTTTTCACGCCGGTGTTGGTCCCTGACGAATCTGGCGTGTCGGAAGGCTACCGGTTCGCCAAGTGCATCGAAGGCAGCCAGCTCGTGGGCATCAGGAGCAGCGCGGAGTTCGAGCCGGAGTGGCTGCAGGTGCTCGGCGGGCTATACCGGAAGCCGGTCATCCCAGTCGGCCTATTCCCTCCACCACCCACACAAGACATCGGCGGCCACAAGGCAGCGCTGCAATGGCTGGACAGGCAGGCGCGGGGCTCCGTTGTGTACTCGGCGTTCGGCAGCGAGGCGAAGCTGACGAGTGCACAGCTGCAGACCATAGCGCTCGGTCTCGAGGCTTCTGGCCTGCCGTTCCTGTGGGCATTCAGGCAACCGGTCGATGCCAACGAAGGCGAAAGCGGATTGCCGGAAGGTTTCGAGGAGCGCGTCGACGGCCGCGGACTCGTCTGCCGCGGCTGGGTGCCACAGGCCAGGTTCTTGGCCCACGAATCTGTCGGAGGGTTCTTGACCCACGCCGGCTGGAACTCCATCATTGAAGGCCTCGCCCGCGGCGTCAGGCTGGTGCTGCTACCGCTGATGTTCGATCAAGGCCTCAACGCGAGGCATCTGACGGAGAAGAAGATAAGCGTCGAGGTGCCGCGAGACGAGGAAGATGGCTCGTTCGCGCCCAAAGACATTGCAGCTGCTTTGAGGAGGGTCGTGGTGGAGGAAGAATGCGAGGTGTTCGGGGATAAGGCCAAAGAGCTCGCCAAGTTGTTTGGAAATGACGAGATGAATGATCAGTGCGTGCGAGATTTTCTCAAGTGCCTATCGGAATACAACAGGCAGTGA
- the LOC8058958 gene encoding trafficking protein particle complex subunit 5, which produces MIGVGKAKQYANVLDKPLSRGRQEVSLSAFAFLFSELVQYNQTQVDNITELERRLEDAGYAVGARVLELLCHREKGNRRETRLLGILSFIHSTVWKVLFGKVADSLEKGTEHEDEYMISEKELLVNRFISVPKDMGAFNCGAFVAGIVKGVLENAGFPAVVTAHFVPIEGQQRPRTTILIKFAEEVLHREARLG; this is translated from the exons ATGATCGGTGTtgggaaggcgaagcagtacGCCAACGTCCTTGACAAGCCCCTCAGCCGTGGCAGGCAGGAG GTCAGTTTGAGTGCATTTGCATTCTTGTTCTCTGAGTTGGTTCAGTACAACCAGACTCAAGTTGACAACATTACTGAGCTGGAACGGAG GCTGGAGGATGCTGGTTATGCGGTTGGTGCAAGGGTGCTTGAATTACTCTGTCACAGGGAGAAG GGAAATAGACGAGAGACACGACTTCTGGGTATTTTATCATTCATCCACAGTACTGTTTGGAAAGTGTTGTTTGGGAAG GTGGCTGACTCACTTGAGAAGGGAACAGAACATGAGGATGAATACATGATCAGTGAAAAGGAGCTTCTTGTTAACCG TTTCATTTCCGTGCCAAAAGACATGGGAGCATTCAACTGTGGAGCTTTTGTTGCGGGAATTGTAAAG GGTGTATTAGAAAATGCTGGCTTTCCTGCTGTAGTTACTGCACATTTTGTTCCAATTGAAGGACAGCAAAGGCCAAGGACGACAATCCTGATAAAGTTTGCTGAAGAG GTTTTACACAGAGAAGCAAGACTTGGCTGA